In Xiphophorus couchianus chromosome 24, X_couchianus-1.0, whole genome shotgun sequence, a single genomic region encodes these proteins:
- the trim101 gene encoding tripartite motif containing 101, producing MSLSADLSCLQSSQGAEREAALASLEKQLMCPICADIFSKPVVILPCQHNLCRKCANELYQPSLFHARTTMLVNSGRFRCPTCRHDVVLDRHGVYGLQRNLLVENIIDIYKQELNQIPSPPPLPPPLPPAEATCSDHEGEKLNIYCLTCQLPTCSFCKVFGAHQNCRVAPLTDVHQQKKDELSEGISSLGEFRDRVQALVSDIEDTCRAVEESYNTQKQNVCDKFSCMFSILEERRKVMTQQISSEEDEKVNHTQMLMRCYGDSMEANRKLLSSVESSMEELDMAAFVQNSKELTSKVIAASSANPPETLTPGYDSLSLYRFNFSKQEEMLRSIDFDKVVEDICEEPEVNPDPEEPKGPLIQNTEPELCQEPLIPDRHAFGEPDEEPLPPPISPPVEPLQLDELGADPDPAAPGPAAGSLESAGEHLQPETDGPGSGDVGPSKVKVERKVERVGAETRQPVREENLRKDQEGMNTQQIVTLVFYLLGLLVILLRFWSYIGCFIYL from the exons ATGTCTCTGTCGGCCGACCTGAGCTGCCTCCAGAGCAGCCAGGGCGCGGAGCGCGAGGCGGCGCTGGCGTCGCTGGAGAAGCAGCTGATGTGTCCGATCTGCGCCGACATCTTCAGCAAGCCGGTCGTCATCCTGCCGTGCCAACACAACCTGTGCAGGAAATGCGCCAACGAGCTTTACCAG CCATCTTTGTTCCACGCCAGAACCACGATGCTTGTGAACAGCGGCCGTTTCCGCTGTCCGACCTGCAGACACGACGTGGTGCTGGATCGCCATGGCGTCTACGGCCTGCAGAGGAACCTGCTGGTCGAAAACATCATCGATATCTACAAACAGGAGCTCAACCAAATACCAAG cccgcctcctcttcctcctcctcttcctcctgctgaggCGACCTGTTCTGATCATGAAGGTGAAAAGTTGAACATCTACTGTCTCACCTGCCAGCTTCCCACCTGTTCTTTCTGTAAAGTCTTCGGAGCGCATCAGAACTGCCGGGTGGCTCCTCTGACAGACGTCCACCAGCAGAAGAAG gatGAGCTGAGCGAAGGCATCAGTTCTCTTGGGGAGTTTAGAGACAGAGTCCAGGCTCTGGTCAGTGACATAGAAGACACCTGTAGAGCCGTAGAG GAGAGCTACAACACCCAGAAACAGAACGTGTGTGACAAGTTCAGCTGCATGTTTTCCATCCTGGAGGAAAGACGGAAG GTTATGACGCAACAAATCAGCTCTGAAGAAGACGAGAAGGTAAACCACACCCAGATGCTGATGCGTTGCTATGGCGATAGCATGGAGGCCAACAGGAAGCTGCTGTCAAGCGTGGAGAGCAGCATGGAGGAGCTGGATATGGCCGCATTTGTTCAG AATTCAAAAGAATTGACCTCTAA agTGATTGCAGCGTCCAGCGCCAATCCACCCGAGACACTGACACCAGGCTATGACAGTCTGAGTCTCTACAGGTTTAATTTTAGCAAACAGGAAGAAATGCTGAGGAGCATAGACTTTGACAAAG TTGTAGAAGACATTTGTGAAGAACCAGAAGTCAATCCAGATCCAGAAGAACCCAAAGGACCTTTAATCCAgaacacagaaccagaactatgTCAGGAGCCGTTAATCCCGGACCGTCACGCTTTCGGAGAACCTGATGAAGAGCCACTTCCACCTCCCATCTCTCCACCAGTGGAACCATTACAGCTTGATGAACTGGGAGCTGACCCAGATCCTGCAGCTCCTGGCCCAGCGGCCGGTTCTTTAGAGTCTGCTGGAGAACATTTGCAACCGGAAACTGATGGTCCAGGTTCTGGTGACGTTGGACCGAGTAAGGTTAAGGTGGAGAGAAAGGTGGAGCGGGTTGGGGCCGAGACACGGCAGCCTGTGAGAGAGGAAAACCTCAGGAAAGACCAGGAGGGGATGAACACTCAGCAG ATTGTCACACTGGTCTTCTACCTTTTGGGCTTGCTGGTCATCCTGCTGAGGTTCTGGTCTTACATCGgctgttttatttacttgtga
- the dnajc5ab gene encoding dnaJ homolog subfamily C member 5: MDHQRQRTLSTSGESLYVVLGVDKSATTEDIKKCYRKLALKFHPDKNPDNPDAAEKFKEINNAHSILVDPTKKNIYDKYGSLGLYVAEQFGEENVNTYFVLSSWWAKALFAFCCLATGCYCCCCLCCCCNCCCGKCKPRPPMDQEPEFYVSPEDLEAQMTADERDGSDPIVLQPSSATETTQLTSEAHQSYKTDSY, translated from the exons ATGGACCACCAGCGGCAGAGGACTCTGTCCACTTCAGGAGAATCGCTCTACGTTGTCCTCGGAGTCGACAAGAGCGCCACAACAGAGGACATCAAGAAATGTTACAG AAAACTGGCGTTGAAGTTTCACCCGGACAAAAACCCAGACAACCCGGACGCGgctgaaaagtttaaagaaataaacaacgCTCACTCCATCCTGGTGGATCCCACCAAGAAGAACATCTACGACAAATACGGCTCCCTGGGCCTCTACGTGGCGGAGCAGTTCGGAGAGGAGAACGTCAACACCTACTTTGTTCTGTCCAGCTGGTGGGCCAAG GCTTTGTTCGCCTTCTGTTGCCTGGCAACAGGTTGCTACTGCTGCTGTtgcctgtgctgctgctgtaactgtTGCTGCGGTAAATGTAAACCCCGGCCGCCGATGGACCAGGAGCCCGAGTTCTACGTGTCCCCTGAGGACCTGGAGGCCCAGATGACTGCAGACGAGAGAG ACGGCAGCGATCCCATCGTCCTGCAGCCGTCATCGGCCACAGAAACCACCCAGCTCACCTCTGAAGCGCACCAAAGCTACAAAACCGACTCCTactag